One window of the Rufibacter radiotolerans genome contains the following:
- a CDS encoding DUF2147 domain-containing protein produces MRKLLVLTLFLCLSTLGWAQKKSPIGTWTNEEKEARFEIYQCGDKLCGKIIWLKEPDRDGKPKVDQFNPDPKLQKRPVMGLVFLKNFAPDEPNKWDDGTIYDPKTGKTYSSYMKLVGNDKLEVKGYIGISLIGRSQIWTRVK; encoded by the coding sequence ATGAGAAAACTCCTTGTATTAACCCTCTTCCTTTGCCTCTCCACGTTGGGTTGGGCTCAGAAAAAATCTCCTATTGGCACCTGGACCAACGAGGAAAAGGAAGCCCGGTTTGAAATCTACCAGTGCGGCGATAAACTGTGCGGAAAAATCATCTGGCTGAAAGAACCAGACAGAGACGGTAAGCCCAAGGTAGACCAGTTTAACCCAGATCCTAAACTGCAGAAACGCCCGGTAATGGGCCTGGTATTCTTAAAGAACTTTGCGCCAGATGAGCCGAACAAATGGGACGATGGTACCATTTATGACCCTAAGACCGGTAAAACCTATTCTTCTTATATGAAGTTGGTAGGCAATGACAAACTGGAAGTGAAAGGCTACATTGGCATCTCGCTTATTGGCCGGTCCCAGATCTGGACCCGCGTGAAATAA
- a CDS encoding T9SS type A sorting domain-containing protein: MGKNLYKINKVPLFAFFSALALSFQVQAQTPGASAQPSSRQAKVKIIKAENGQHVVLDTTFTLADGQSIEEVVKKLQESNPHLKGLGFKTLKGQKLQFGKEAEIFGLPGQLSVDSLRTMVFRAKGADSLFFRKEGVQKFKAITITGEQIKQLEGHGEMGPGKTITIYRTLSGDSLRKHQIFRVDSAFSLRSDSILLKHAIRVEKDGDAGEVKVFRLPKSGEGTLVQESDFEVIKREGGLHEQIIILRKPAAGSKEKKKKSLKAESKSHKKAAESISSLGVQFYPNPTSGVVNLSFTAQKKTKALLRVVDSYGKTKFEEDLGMVQGSYSKQLNLSAYGKGVYVVQVVVGGKAQSGKVVVQ, from the coding sequence ATGGGAAAAAACCTATACAAAATCAATAAAGTTCCACTATTCGCCTTTTTTAGTGCACTAGCTCTGTCTTTCCAAGTTCAGGCTCAAACCCCCGGGGCAAGCGCCCAGCCAAGCTCCCGGCAGGCCAAGGTAAAGATTATCAAGGCAGAGAACGGACAGCACGTAGTCCTTGACACCACCTTCACCCTGGCCGACGGCCAATCCATAGAAGAGGTGGTCAAGAAGTTGCAGGAAAGTAACCCCCATCTTAAAGGGCTAGGCTTCAAAACCCTCAAAGGCCAAAAGCTCCAATTCGGAAAGGAGGCGGAAATCTTTGGGCTTCCCGGCCAACTTTCAGTGGATTCTCTAAGGACCATGGTTTTCAGGGCCAAAGGGGCTGACTCTCTTTTCTTCCGCAAGGAAGGTGTGCAGAAATTTAAGGCAATCACTATCACCGGCGAGCAAATAAAGCAGTTGGAGGGGCACGGTGAGATGGGGCCAGGTAAAACCATTACCATTTACAGGACGCTATCAGGAGACTCCTTGCGAAAGCACCAAATCTTCAGGGTAGACAGCGCTTTTAGCCTCAGGTCAGATTCCATTCTCTTGAAACATGCCATCAGGGTAGAAAAAGACGGTGACGCGGGAGAGGTTAAGGTCTTCAGGTTGCCTAAGAGCGGAGAGGGAACCCTAGTACAGGAGAGCGATTTTGAGGTGATCAAGAGGGAAGGAGGGCTTCATGAACAAATCATTATCCTTAGAAAACCCGCCGCGGGATCTAAAGAAAAGAAAAAGAAGTCCCTTAAAGCTGAAAGCAAGAGCCATAAAAAAGCTGCGGAGTCTATCTCTAGCCTGGGGGTGCAATTCTACCCGAACCCCACCAGTGGCGTAGTTAATCTGAGCTTTACGGCCCAGAAAAAAACCAAGGCCTTGCTTCGGGTGGTGGATAGTTACGGCAAAACCAAATTTGAGGAAGATTTGGGCATGGTGCAGGGGAGTTACTCAAAGCAGCTGAACCTGAGCGCCTATGGCAAAGGCGTTTACGTGGTGCAGGTAGTTGTGGGCGGCAAGGCGCAATCTGGTAAAGTAGTGGTGCAGTAG
- a CDS encoding C40 family peptidase gives MKKIWIIFGALLLLILVYKAFFGEDDPLGPAVKRTSQDGRDKAFHNDTAAASISANGKGAPDLDVLEGNYTNTSDSLVAFALQRFGTEYVYGGATEEGFDCSGFITYVYSRFRMDLPHGSTLQSKIGESVPLQQARKGDLLIFTGTNLEDRTPGHVGIVITNPPKAVKFVHSSSNGGVKVSEVEGTLYQKRFLDVRRVIK, from the coding sequence ATGAAGAAAATTTGGATCATTTTTGGGGCCCTGCTCTTGTTGATACTCGTCTATAAAGCCTTTTTTGGGGAGGATGACCCCTTGGGCCCCGCCGTGAAAAGAACCAGCCAGGACGGCCGCGACAAAGCTTTCCATAATGACACCGCCGCCGCTAGCATTTCAGCCAACGGCAAAGGCGCCCCTGACCTGGATGTACTGGAAGGAAATTACACCAACACCTCTGACAGTTTGGTGGCCTTCGCGCTGCAACGTTTTGGTACCGAATATGTGTATGGCGGCGCAACCGAGGAAGGGTTTGACTGCTCAGGCTTTATCACCTACGTGTATAGCAGATTCAGGATGGACCTGCCGCATGGCTCTACCCTACAGTCTAAGATTGGCGAAAGCGTGCCCCTGCAACAGGCCAGAAAAGGCGACCTGCTCATTTTCACGGGCACCAACCTGGAAGACCGCACGCCAGGCCACGTGGGCATTGTCATCACCAACCCGCCCAAGGCCGTGAAGTTTGTGCACTCCTCCTCAAACGGTGGCGTAAAGGTAAGCGAGGTAGAGGGTACCCTTTACCAGAAACGTTTCCTGGATGTGCGCCGGGTGATCAAATAG
- a CDS encoding M1 family aminopeptidase: protein MQTFLRPGLRVYWLPLLALILLGSSWNQVLAQAPTKDEHPCAVTRTASTSLLLADGITSLGHRDLMRQYDMHWYKLDLQLERNSTDVSGSVTLYASVVATSMTEFAFELHPNFTIEQVTLDGTPCTVRRSGSEVIAVLPVAKSRQKKVRMQVRYAGRAPSGASAAIGNGFNTGLTPYGPFSWSLSEPFAASEWFPCKQLLYDKADSVEVWVTTDVLNKVGSNGLLQRVTPMPNQKHRYEWKSNYPIAYYLISVALGQYEEYSFPVTLPGAPQPMLVQNYIYPQTLPSVKADIDITASFLQIFSEHFGLYPFYKEKYGHSMAPIGGGMEHQTMTTQSSFGFTLTAHELAHQWWGGEVTCADWSHIWLNEGFASYSEYLALEKLRPLDKRGWLTTARSSAASQETGMVFVKDSTSVPRIFNSALTYRKGAMVLHMLRHAVGSDALFFKILQAYRKEYQHKVATTRDFQKVVERETGKPYKYFFDQWVYGEGVPVLNVAYAQRGDSLYIRSNQTGTSPVTPFFKTEVEMKITTTVKDTLVLVQQNKPLEDYAFKVPGTVTYVEIDPSAWLLYTGFSNAKEDVSIVPIGREPSGIYPNPTSGMINLMGWRNPSQVTILDMLGKTVKVLRPEGRSFSVADLRAGVYLLKAEYGAELITYRFVKL, encoded by the coding sequence ATGCAAACCTTTTTACGCCCCGGCTTACGTGTTTATTGGCTTCCTCTACTAGCTTTGATATTGCTGGGCAGTAGTTGGAACCAAGTGTTGGCGCAGGCCCCCACCAAGGACGAGCACCCTTGCGCCGTCACTAGAACCGCTTCTACCTCCTTGCTGTTGGCAGACGGGATTACCTCACTGGGGCACCGGGACCTGATGCGGCAGTATGACATGCACTGGTACAAACTGGACCTGCAGCTGGAGCGGAATTCCACAGACGTTAGCGGTTCAGTTACCTTATACGCCTCAGTGGTGGCTACCTCTATGACGGAGTTTGCCTTTGAACTGCACCCCAACTTCACCATTGAGCAGGTAACCCTTGACGGTACCCCTTGCACCGTTAGGCGCTCAGGGAGTGAAGTGATAGCCGTACTTCCGGTTGCCAAAAGCCGGCAGAAGAAAGTAAGAATGCAGGTCCGGTACGCTGGGCGCGCTCCCTCAGGGGCCAGCGCGGCCATTGGTAATGGGTTCAATACCGGCCTTACCCCGTACGGCCCCTTCTCTTGGAGTTTAAGCGAGCCCTTTGCGGCGTCTGAGTGGTTCCCCTGCAAGCAATTGCTATATGACAAGGCTGATTCAGTAGAGGTGTGGGTCACCACAGATGTTTTAAACAAGGTAGGCTCCAACGGGCTCTTGCAACGGGTTACGCCCATGCCTAACCAGAAGCACCGGTATGAATGGAAGTCTAATTACCCCATTGCCTATTACCTGATCTCCGTGGCGCTGGGGCAGTATGAGGAATATTCGTTCCCGGTTACCTTACCGGGGGCTCCCCAGCCTATGCTGGTGCAGAACTACATCTATCCACAGACACTTCCTTCGGTCAAGGCAGATATTGATATAACCGCTTCCTTTCTGCAGATTTTCTCTGAGCACTTTGGGCTTTATCCGTTTTACAAAGAAAAATACGGCCATAGCATGGCGCCCATTGGCGGCGGAATGGAACACCAGACCATGACCACCCAATCTAGTTTTGGGTTTACCCTTACTGCCCATGAATTGGCGCACCAATGGTGGGGAGGCGAAGTCACCTGCGCCGATTGGAGTCATATCTGGCTCAATGAAGGATTCGCGTCTTACAGTGAGTACCTGGCTTTGGAGAAATTGCGGCCGTTAGATAAAAGAGGATGGCTCACTACGGCGCGTAGCAGTGCTGCCAGCCAGGAAACCGGTATGGTCTTCGTTAAGGATAGTACCTCCGTTCCCCGTATTTTCAACTCGGCCTTGACTTATAGAAAAGGAGCTATGGTGCTGCATATGTTGCGCCATGCCGTAGGGAGTGACGCCCTTTTCTTTAAGATCCTGCAGGCCTATAGAAAGGAGTACCAGCATAAAGTAGCCACTACCCGCGACTTTCAAAAAGTAGTGGAACGGGAAACCGGCAAACCTTACAAATACTTTTTTGACCAATGGGTGTATGGGGAGGGAGTCCCTGTTTTAAATGTGGCCTATGCCCAGCGCGGAGACAGCTTATATATCAGAAGCAACCAAACCGGGACCAGTCCGGTTACCCCGTTCTTCAAAACCGAAGTAGAAATGAAAATCACCACCACTGTGAAAGATACTCTGGTGTTGGTGCAACAAAATAAGCCGCTGGAAGATTATGCCTTCAAGGTGCCTGGCACGGTGACCTATGTAGAAATAGACCCTAGCGCTTGGTTGTTGTACACAGGGTTTTCCAACGCGAAGGAAGATGTCTCCATTGTGCCCATAGGACGTGAGCCGTCGGGGATTTATCCCAACCCCACCTCAGGTATGATTAATTTAATGGGGTGGCGAAATCCCAGTCAGGTGACCATCTTAGATATGCTGGGGAAAACAGTCAAGGTGTTAAGACCAGAAGGACGTTCCTTTTCAGTAGCAGATCTACGCGCTGGCGTCTATTTATTGAAAGCTGAATATGGGGCGGAACTGATTACTTATAGGTTTGTGAAGCTTTGA
- a CDS encoding sensor histidine kinase — translation MRKKTLFLVIALMSISLVGLIGFQAYWIHHAVKMEEQVFDRNVQDALHQVARKLERQEAMQFLKEEAPQLRAAALSTPPPMVTQPGASNLVAKKRRVSKKKQEQRTNLKESQPQEPYRIVVHPEQITVAPSARVSFKTAPEERAHRGRNRQEWASAVQASASGKEAVEVFGKGSMDSVVIWKVLASQARQADSAARKAHARLFKRANVDSTWAQSLLTDSLVRRHYEVVRLASPPSMKRFTIKGKAVEVITDSVLRRIPRHAITFSSDSGSSGNVVRYYPGASGRTVVLSPSAPERFLATTVPTTPPAPPAPPSPLVKTHQAESERHQKAAAKAQHLNQVMQQMAVEYVRKEKPLTERLQQLQMQEMLKAELLDRDICLRYHFTLQTPKEANSKNFILTASGGPTLPHAKLQQNEYAVRLFPNDIMTAPSYLVVNFPGRELYVWQSLWLPSAMSLLFTLIILLTFSVTLYTIIRQKKISEIKNDFINNMTHEFKTPIATISLALDALVNPKVRADEARVNYYARIIKDENKRMHQQVEKVLQTAQLERQTLQLAMEHVDVHQLIEKAVEPFQLHIEQRQGQLDLKLDAENPMVYADPSHLVNMIGNLLDNANKYSPHAPQITIQTAATPKGLHISVEDQGTGMSREAQKKVFEKFYRVPTGNIHNVKGFGLGLSYVKTMVEAHSGTIHLRSELGKGSKFTLWLP, via the coding sequence ATGAGAAAGAAAACGCTGTTTTTGGTCATTGCCCTTATGAGCATATCCTTGGTGGGGTTGATAGGCTTCCAGGCCTATTGGATCCATCATGCGGTGAAAATGGAGGAGCAGGTCTTTGACCGGAATGTACAGGATGCGCTGCACCAAGTGGCCCGAAAGCTGGAGAGACAGGAAGCCATGCAATTCCTGAAAGAGGAAGCCCCGCAATTAAGGGCCGCTGCCCTTTCTACCCCCCCGCCAATGGTCACTCAGCCTGGTGCCTCCAATCTAGTGGCGAAAAAGAGGCGCGTCAGTAAGAAAAAGCAGGAGCAACGAACTAATCTAAAAGAGTCCCAGCCCCAGGAGCCTTACCGTATTGTAGTCCATCCGGAACAAATCACGGTGGCCCCTTCCGCAAGGGTCAGCTTTAAAACAGCCCCGGAAGAAAGGGCCCATAGAGGCAGAAACCGGCAGGAATGGGCCTCGGCAGTCCAGGCTTCGGCTTCCGGTAAAGAAGCAGTAGAAGTGTTTGGGAAGGGGTCCATGGATTCCGTAGTGATCTGGAAAGTATTGGCTTCGCAGGCCAGACAGGCAGATTCTGCGGCAAGGAAAGCGCATGCCCGGTTATTTAAAAGAGCCAACGTGGATTCTACATGGGCCCAATCCCTGCTCACAGATTCCCTGGTACGAAGACACTATGAGGTGGTCCGGTTGGCGAGCCCCCCATCCATGAAGAGGTTTACCATAAAAGGGAAGGCCGTGGAGGTAATCACCGATTCTGTGTTGCGCCGAATTCCGCGGCATGCCATCACGTTTTCCAGTGACTCAGGCTCTTCCGGCAACGTAGTCCGCTACTATCCCGGCGCCTCCGGGCGTACCGTTGTGTTGAGCCCTTCTGCCCCCGAACGGTTTTTAGCAACCACAGTACCGACCACCCCACCTGCGCCTCCTGCCCCGCCCTCTCCGTTAGTTAAGACCCATCAGGCCGAAAGTGAGCGGCACCAGAAAGCCGCCGCCAAGGCCCAGCACCTGAACCAGGTCATGCAACAGATGGCCGTGGAATATGTACGGAAAGAAAAACCCCTGACCGAGCGTCTGCAACAGTTGCAGATGCAGGAGATGCTGAAAGCGGAACTGCTGGACCGGGACATTTGCCTGCGGTATCACTTCACGTTACAGACACCCAAAGAAGCAAACAGCAAGAATTTTATCCTGACTGCTTCCGGGGGGCCTACCCTGCCCCATGCCAAACTGCAGCAAAATGAGTACGCTGTGCGCCTCTTCCCCAATGATATCATGACGGCGCCCAGTTACCTGGTGGTGAACTTCCCGGGCCGGGAGCTTTATGTCTGGCAAAGCCTTTGGCTGCCTTCTGCCATGTCCTTGCTGTTTACCCTTATCATCCTGCTCACCTTCTCCGTTACGCTCTACACCATCATCCGGCAGAAAAAAATCTCGGAGATCAAGAACGACTTCATCAACAATATGACCCATGAGTTCAAGACGCCTATTGCCACTATTTCATTGGCCCTTGACGCATTAGTGAACCCCAAGGTGCGGGCAGATGAAGCGCGGGTCAACTATTACGCCCGCATTATCAAGGATGAAAACAAGCGCATGCACCAGCAGGTGGAGAAAGTGCTGCAAACAGCCCAGTTGGAGCGCCAGACACTGCAACTGGCCATGGAGCACGTAGATGTGCATCAGCTGATTGAGAAAGCGGTAGAACCGTTCCAGTTACATATTGAACAACGCCAGGGTCAGCTGGACCTAAAGCTGGACGCGGAAAACCCAATGGTTTACGCAGACCCATCGCATCTGGTCAACATGATAGGAAACCTCTTAGATAACGCCAACAAATACTCCCCCCACGCCCCCCAAATCACTATTCAAACCGCTGCCACCCCCAAAGGCCTGCACATTTCCGTGGAAGACCAGGGAACTGGAATGTCCAGAGAGGCGCAGAAAAAGGTGTTTGAGAAATTTTACCGGGTACCTACCGGCAACATTCACAATGTAAAGGGCTTCGGGTTAGGTTTAAGCTATGTCAAAACCATGGTAGAAGCCCACTCCGGCACAATTCACCTCCGC